A single genomic interval of Piliocolobus tephrosceles isolate RC106 chromosome 7, ASM277652v3, whole genome shotgun sequence harbors:
- the ZNF703 gene encoding zinc finger protein 703, with the protein MSDSPAGSSPRTPESSGSGSGGGGKRPAVPAAVSLLPPADPLRQANRLPIRVLKMLSAHTGHLLHPEYLQPLSSTPVSPIELDAKKSPLALLAQTCSQIGKPDPPPSSKLNSVAAAANGLGAEKDPGRSAPGAASAAAALKQLGDSPAEDKSSFKPYSKGSGGGDSRKDSGSSSVSSTSSSSSSSPGDKAGFRVPSAACPPFPPHGAPVSASSSSSSPGGSRGGSPHHSDCKNGGGVGGGELDKKDQEPKPSPEPAAVSRGSGGEPGAHGGAESGASGRKSEPPSALVGAGHVAPVSPYKPGHSVFPLPPSSIGYHGSIVGAYAGYPSQFVPGLDPSKSGLVGGQLSGGLGLPPGKPPSSSPLTGASPPSFLQGLCRDPYCLGGYHGASHLGGSSCSTCSGHDPAGPSLKAGGYPLVYPGHPLQPAALSSSAAQAALPGHPLYTYGFMLQNEPLPHSCNWVAASGPCDKRFATSEELLSHLRTHTALPGAEKLLAAYPGASGLGSAAAAAAAAASCHLHLPPPAAPGSPGSLSLRSPHTLGLSRYHPYGKSHLSTAGGLAVPSLPTAGPYYSPYALYGQRLASASALGYQ; encoded by the exons ATGAGCGATTCGCCCGCTGGATCTAGCCCAAGGACACCCGAAAGCAGCGgcagcggcagcggcggcggcgggaaGAGGCCGGCGGTGCCGGCAGCGGTGTCCCTCTTGCCACCGGCGGACCCCCTGCGCCAGGCGAACCGGCTCCCGATCAGGGTCCTGAAGATGCTGAGCGCTCACACCGGTCACCTCCTGCACCCAGAGTACCTGCAGCCTCTGTCCTCCACTCCCGTTAGCCCCATTGAG CTGGACGCCAAGAAGAGTCCCTTGGCGCTGCTGGCCCAGACCTGCTCGCAGATCGGCAAGCCGGACCCGCCGCCCTCCTCCAAGCTCAACTCGGTGGCGGCAGCGGCCAACGGGCTGGGAGCGGAGAAGGACCCTGGCCGCTCAGCCCCGGGCGCCGCCTCTGCGGCCGCGGCCCTGAAGCAGCTGGGAGACTCCCCGGCCGAGGACAAGTCCAGCTTCAAGCCCTACTCGAAGGGCTCCGGCGGCGGCGACTCCCGCAAAGACAGCGGCTCCTCCTCGGTGTCTTCcacctcctcctcgtcctcctcgtCCCCGGGAGACAAGGCGGGCTTCAGGGTCCCCAGCGCCGCCTGCCCACCCTTTCCCCCTCATGGAGCGCCGGTCTCCGCGTCCTCGTCCTCGTCGTCGCCCGGCGGCTCCCGCGGCGGCTCCCCGCACCACTCTGACTGCAAGAACGGCGGCGGGGTTGGCGGCGGGGAGCTGGACAAGAAAGACCAAGAGCCCAAGCCCAGCCCGGAGCCGGCAGCCGTGAGCCGCGGCAGCGGTGGGGAGCCCGGGGCGCACGGTGGCGCTGAGTCCGGGGCCTCCGGACGCAAGTCCGAGCCGCCCTCGGCGCTGGTGGGGGCTGGCCACGTGGCGCCGGTGTCTCCCTACAAGCCGGGCCATTCGGTGTTCCCGCTGCCGCCTTCCAGCATTGGCTACCACGGCTCCATTGTGGGTGCCTACGCCGGCTACCCGTCTCAGTTCGTGCCTGGCCTGGATCCTAGCAAGTCCGGCCTCGTGGGAGGCCAGCTGTCTGGGGGCCTAGGCCTGCCGCCGGGCAAGCCCCCCAGCTCCAGCCCGCTCACCGGGGCCTCCCCGCCCTCCTTCCTGCAGGGATTATGCCGCGACCCCTATTGCCTGGGAGGTTACCACGGCGCCTCGCACCTCGGCGGCTCCAGCTGCTCCACCTGCAGCGGGCACGACCCAGCCGGGCCCAGCCTGAAGGCGGGGGGCTACCCGCTGGTGTACCCCGGGCACCCGCTGCAGCCCGCCGCGCTCTCGTCCAGCGCCGCCCAGGCCGCGCTCCCCGGCCACCCTCTCTACACCTACGGCTTCATGCTGCAGAACGAACCGCTGCCGCACAGCTGCAACTGGGTGGCGGCCAGCGGGCCGTGCGACAAGCGCTTCGCCACCTCGGAGGAGCTGCTCAGCCACCTACGGACCCACACGGCCCTGCCGGGAGCCGAGAAACTTCTGGCCGCCTACCCCGGGGCCTCGGGCCTGGgcagcgccgccgccgccgccgccgcagccgccTCCTGCCATCTGCACCTCCCCCCGCCCGCCGCCCCCGGCAGCCCCGGGTCGCTGTCCTTGCGGAGTCCACACACTTTGGGGCTAAGCCGGTACCACCCCTATGGCAAGAGCCACTTATCCACAGCGGGGGGCCTGGCCGTGCCGTCCCTCCCCACAGCCGGACCCTACTACTCGCCATACGCGCTGTATGGACAGAGACTAGCTTCAGCCTCGGCGCTGGGATACCAGTAA